A section of the Flavobacterium sp. J372 genome encodes:
- a CDS encoding DEAD/DEAH box helicase: MLDLHKQGFIDLNHMHHLVLDEADQMLDMGFINDVRKNH, translated from the coding sequence CTGCTGGACCTGCACAAGCAGGGCTTTATTGACCTGAACCACATGCACCACCTGGTGCTTGACGAGGCTGACCAGATGCTGGATATGGGTTTTATAAATGATGTACGGAAAAATCATTAA